A window of the Harmonia axyridis chromosome 5, icHarAxyr1.1, whole genome shotgun sequence genome harbors these coding sequences:
- the LOC123679805 gene encoding protein tiptop isoform X2, translated as MPRRKQDCPKRMKWEGGDEGSPEDGEKMEGDDESGSISPVSAVSPSAQEEDGASPNPELPSPTSPRSMNDEGPIREMTPYRCTSKESAESLNRSPSGESMLSDRANLLHRAAMPPSALSPLGVQLPPTLPVAAAAALLPPQSAAMAAYLNAAAAAAVAQQSHRLMMTSPLPPAFSRSSISPLVTSSSSPPGAFNSSISPCERNVQSPPDDGILDFSRKSKHSDVESDTDAMNFSKPESPAPEAGNGPLDLSCYGRKRSSDETSSQPPARKPKTEYKSPIPQWPPSLGASHLPYFAAAVAAASNLSPKSPAPPSDLWNGKMKHSGPAPSDATKALEKMSELSKLGGEDLFRTMANQPSQNSASNRHSAWQSHWLNKGAEQAKDVLKCVWCKQSFPSLAAMTTHMKEAKHCGVNVPVPPMQSQNLIPQPQMTPPNTNSSSSAGSSNKPMSSDLNMLIKETMPLPRKLVRGQDVWLGKGAEQTRQILKCMWCGQSFRSLAEMTSHMQQTQHYTNIVSQEQIISWRSSDDSKGGGGGGGPGGNPPPSGASSHVSAVLTCKVCDQAFSSLKELSNHMVKNSHYKEHIMRSITESGGRRRQTREKRKKSLPVRKLLELERAQHDFKNGDNGLLDKMRETTSAGRITCEKCGLKIETSLFVDHIRQCIGGGSIGSHQRNFLKSALISNSILPPESPTRDKVKSEDKSPSPVSQNRSSSADLSGKETPQGTENNNGSSPSVLNAIEKLIEKSFDSRQRQNAAYPGHGNINAPMGSSILKRLGIDESVDYTKPLVDAQTMNLLRSYHQQQQNHYARRERSGSESSSISERGSSRIDALTPERKMDPPGVPLNSSTPRSTPDKREKSPYNEKNECHSDTEMKVKKEVDGDECPRVEEQNTEVVVKKECTDDEDERQSYHSSGGIRNEDEDKVPLSPKQSMTPAENVQPNSPCRNSTSSPASSDRSGTPRSTNGDKKPGGSLGALSSMFDNLSGTSNENPAPSTGKKGSSHPLAALQKLCDKTETHTNTRPHSSSSQPVPNPNPTTVSTSGTTPGAILAFSWACNDAVMTSDSIMKCAFCDTPFISKGAYRHHLSKMHFVKDGIIPDPVALKSNQPSSSSSGVPLKGTQMPNVPGSSGSSKSPPVPSGFEESPHSKFLKYTELAKQLSSKYV; from the exons GGGAAGGAGGAGATGAAGGTTCCCCCGAAGATGGAGAAAAAATGGAGGGAGATGATGAATCTGGCTCAATATCACCAGTTTCAGCAGTATCTCCATCCGCCCAAGAAGAGGATGGTGCATCACCAAATCCTGAATTACCTAGTCCTACGAGTCCCCGGTCAATGAATGATGAGGGTCCTATAAG ggagATGACCCCCTACAGATGCACTTCCAAAGAGTCAGCCGAGAGTTTGAACCGTAGTCCATCAGGAGAGTCTATGCTATCTGATAGAGCAAACCTGCTTCATAGAGCAGCCATGCCACCATCAGCACTTAGTCCACTTGGTGTACAACTTCCACCTACATTACCAGTAGCAGCAGCCGCTGCGTTATTACCTCCTCAATCTGCTGCCATGGCAGCTTATCTGAACGCTGCTGCTGCAGCAGCTGTAGCCCAACAATCTCACAGGCTGATGATGACCTCACCTCTACCCCCTGCTTTCAGCAGGTCTTCCATATCACCCTTGGTAACCTCGAGTTCATCTCCGCCCGGTGCGTTCAACTCTTCCATAAGCCCCTGTGAGAGAAACGTGCAATCACCTCCTGACGATGGAATATTAGACTttagcagaaaatcaaaacataGTGACGTTGAAAGTGATACAGACGCTATGAATTTCAGCAAACCTGAAAGTCCTGCTCCAGAAGCTGGAAATGGACCTCTTGATTTGTCTTGTTACGGAAGAAAGAGGTCGTCGGATGAAACGAGTTCTCAACCTCCAGCTCGCAAACCAAAAACAGAATATAAAAGTCCAATCCCCCAATGGCCTCCCTCATTGGGTGCTTCACATCTTCCCTACTTCGCAGCTGCTGTAGCTGCTGCTTCGAATTTATCACCGAAAAGCCCGGCACCACCATCAGATCTGTGGAATGGTAAGATGAAACATTCTGGGCCTGCTCCTAGCGACGCTACTAAGGCCCTAGAGAAAATGAGTGAGTTGAGCAAATTGGGAGGTGAAGATCTCTTTCGGACGATGGCCAATCAACCCTCCCAGAACTCGGCAAGTAATAGACATAGCGCCTGGCAATCCCATTGGCTTAATAAAGGAGCCGAACAAGCTAAGGACGTTTTGAAATGTGTTTGGTGCAAACAAAGTTTTCCCAGTTTGGCAGCTATGACAACACATATGAAAGAAGCTAAACATTGTGGCGTAAATGTTCCAGTCCCTCCAATGCAATCGCAAAATTTGATTCCGCAACCCCAAATGACGCCACCGAATACAAATAGCAGTAGTTCTGCGGGTAGTTCTAATAAACCAATGTCTTCTGATCTCAATATGTTGATAAAAGAAACAATGCCATTGCCTAGGAAATTAGTAAGAGGACAAGATGTATGGCTTGGTAAAGGCGCGGAACAAACCAGACAGATCCTGAAGTGTATGTGGTGTGGTCAGAGTTTCAGATCGCTAGCAGAAATGACGAGTCACATGCAGCAAACTCAGCATTACACAAACATAGTGTCTCAGGAACAAATAATCTCTTGGAGGTCAAGCGATGACAGTAAAGGAGGTGGAGGTGGAGGTGGTCCAGGTGGAAATCCTCCACCCAGTGGTGCCAGTAGTCATGTTAGTGCTGTTCTCACTTGTAAAGTTTGTGATCAAGCCTTCAGTTCGTTGAAGGAACTCAGCAACCACATGGTCAAAAATTCCCATTACAAGGAACACATTATGCGGTCAATTACTGAAAGCGGTGGTAGAAGGAGGCAAACCAGAGAGAAAAGAAAGAAATCGTTGCCAGTACGAAAGTTATTGGAATTAGAAAGAGCTCAACACGATTTCAAGAACGGCGATAATGGCCTCCTCGATAAAATGAGAGAAACAACAAGTGCAGGTAGAATAACTTGCGAAAAATGTGGACTCAAAATTGAAACATCTCTTTTCGTCGACCACATTCGACAGTGTATTGGAGGTGGAAGTATAGGTTCTCATCAAAGGAACTTTCTCAAGAGTGCTTTAATATCAAATAGCATCCTACCTCCAGAATCACCAACACGAGACAAAGTAAAATCAGAAGACAAATCACCATCACCTGTATCTCAGAACAGATCATCCAGTGCCGATCTGAGCGGAAAAGAAACTCCTCAAGGCACTGAAAACAACAACGGATCCTCACCATCGGTTCTTAACGCAATAGAGAAACTAATAGAGAAAAGTTTCGATTCAAGGCAAAGACAAAATGCGGCTTACCCAGGTCACGGAAATATAAACGCACCTATGGGATCCAGCATCTTGAAACGTTTAGGCATAGACGAAAGCGTCGATTACACCAAACCCTTAGTTGATGCCCAGACAATGAATTTATTGCGTTCCTACCACCAACAACAACAAAACCATTACGCAAGAAGGGAGAGAAGCGGAAGTGAATCTAGTTCCATATCAGAAAGAGGAAGTAGTCGCATTGATGCGCTTACACCTGAGAGAAAAATGGATCCTCCTGGTGTTCCGTTGAACAGTAGTACCCCAAGATCCACTCCTGACAAGAGGGAGAAGTCTCCCTACAATGAAAAGAACGAATGCCACTCTGATACAGAAATGAAGGTGAAGAAAGAGGTTGATGGTGATGAATGTCCGAGAGTAGAAGAACAAAATACTGAGGTTGTAGTGAAGAAGGAATGCACGGACGATGAAGACGAGAGGCAGAGTTACCATAGCAGTGGTGGAATAAGAAATGAGGACGAAGACAAAGTCCCCTTGAGTCCTAAGCAGTCAATGACACCTGCTGAAAATGTACAGCCTAATAGTCCATGTAGGAATAGTACTAGTAGTCCCGCAAGTAGTGATAGATCTGGTACTCCAAGGAGTACAAACGGTGACAAAAAACCAGGTGGAAGTCTTGGCGCCTTAAGTTCTATGTTTGACAATCTCTCGGGTACTTCTAATGAGAACCCCGCGCCGTCTACCGGTAAAAAAGGTTCGTCTCATCCCTTAGCAGCGCTTCAGAAACTCTGTGACAAGACTGAAACTCATACCAATACAAGACCTCATTCCTCATCCAGTCAACCTGTTCCTAACCCAAATCCAACAACGGTTTCAACTTCTGGAACCACACCCGGTGCAATATTAGCCTTCAGTTGGGCATGTAACGACGCAGTGATGACGTCAGACTCGATTATGAAGTGCGCGTTTTGTGATACTCCCTTTATTTCGAAAGGTGCTTACAGACATCATCTATCCAAGATGCATTTCGTGAAAGATGGCATCATACCTGACCCAGTGGCGTTGAAGAGCAATCAGCCTAGTTCGTCCAGTAGTGGGGTGCCTCTGAAAGGAACTCAAATGCCAAATGTCCCAGGTAGTTCAGGTAGTTCTAAAAGTCCTCCAGTACCGTCAGGTTTCGAAGAAAGTCCTCATTCGAAATTCTTGAAATACACGGAGTTAGCGAAGCAGTTGTCGAGTAAATATGTATAA
- the LOC123679805 gene encoding protein tiptop isoform X1 → MECDQFLYNHMVVFAKYLSLLRGGEGGDEGSPEDGEKMEGDDESGSISPVSAVSPSAQEEDGASPNPELPSPTSPRSMNDEGPIREMTPYRCTSKESAESLNRSPSGESMLSDRANLLHRAAMPPSALSPLGVQLPPTLPVAAAAALLPPQSAAMAAYLNAAAAAAVAQQSHRLMMTSPLPPAFSRSSISPLVTSSSSPPGAFNSSISPCERNVQSPPDDGILDFSRKSKHSDVESDTDAMNFSKPESPAPEAGNGPLDLSCYGRKRSSDETSSQPPARKPKTEYKSPIPQWPPSLGASHLPYFAAAVAAASNLSPKSPAPPSDLWNGKMKHSGPAPSDATKALEKMSELSKLGGEDLFRTMANQPSQNSASNRHSAWQSHWLNKGAEQAKDVLKCVWCKQSFPSLAAMTTHMKEAKHCGVNVPVPPMQSQNLIPQPQMTPPNTNSSSSAGSSNKPMSSDLNMLIKETMPLPRKLVRGQDVWLGKGAEQTRQILKCMWCGQSFRSLAEMTSHMQQTQHYTNIVSQEQIISWRSSDDSKGGGGGGGPGGNPPPSGASSHVSAVLTCKVCDQAFSSLKELSNHMVKNSHYKEHIMRSITESGGRRRQTREKRKKSLPVRKLLELERAQHDFKNGDNGLLDKMRETTSAGRITCEKCGLKIETSLFVDHIRQCIGGGSIGSHQRNFLKSALISNSILPPESPTRDKVKSEDKSPSPVSQNRSSSADLSGKETPQGTENNNGSSPSVLNAIEKLIEKSFDSRQRQNAAYPGHGNINAPMGSSILKRLGIDESVDYTKPLVDAQTMNLLRSYHQQQQNHYARRERSGSESSSISERGSSRIDALTPERKMDPPGVPLNSSTPRSTPDKREKSPYNEKNECHSDTEMKVKKEVDGDECPRVEEQNTEVVVKKECTDDEDERQSYHSSGGIRNEDEDKVPLSPKQSMTPAENVQPNSPCRNSTSSPASSDRSGTPRSTNGDKKPGGSLGALSSMFDNLSGTSNENPAPSTGKKGSSHPLAALQKLCDKTETHTNTRPHSSSSQPVPNPNPTTVSTSGTTPGAILAFSWACNDAVMTSDSIMKCAFCDTPFISKGAYRHHLSKMHFVKDGIIPDPVALKSNQPSSSSSGVPLKGTQMPNVPGSSGSSKSPPVPSGFEESPHSKFLKYTELAKQLSSKYV, encoded by the exons GGGAAGGAGGAGATGAAGGTTCCCCCGAAGATGGAGAAAAAATGGAGGGAGATGATGAATCTGGCTCAATATCACCAGTTTCAGCAGTATCTCCATCCGCCCAAGAAGAGGATGGTGCATCACCAAATCCTGAATTACCTAGTCCTACGAGTCCCCGGTCAATGAATGATGAGGGTCCTATAAG ggagATGACCCCCTACAGATGCACTTCCAAAGAGTCAGCCGAGAGTTTGAACCGTAGTCCATCAGGAGAGTCTATGCTATCTGATAGAGCAAACCTGCTTCATAGAGCAGCCATGCCACCATCAGCACTTAGTCCACTTGGTGTACAACTTCCACCTACATTACCAGTAGCAGCAGCCGCTGCGTTATTACCTCCTCAATCTGCTGCCATGGCAGCTTATCTGAACGCTGCTGCTGCAGCAGCTGTAGCCCAACAATCTCACAGGCTGATGATGACCTCACCTCTACCCCCTGCTTTCAGCAGGTCTTCCATATCACCCTTGGTAACCTCGAGTTCATCTCCGCCCGGTGCGTTCAACTCTTCCATAAGCCCCTGTGAGAGAAACGTGCAATCACCTCCTGACGATGGAATATTAGACTttagcagaaaatcaaaacataGTGACGTTGAAAGTGATACAGACGCTATGAATTTCAGCAAACCTGAAAGTCCTGCTCCAGAAGCTGGAAATGGACCTCTTGATTTGTCTTGTTACGGAAGAAAGAGGTCGTCGGATGAAACGAGTTCTCAACCTCCAGCTCGCAAACCAAAAACAGAATATAAAAGTCCAATCCCCCAATGGCCTCCCTCATTGGGTGCTTCACATCTTCCCTACTTCGCAGCTGCTGTAGCTGCTGCTTCGAATTTATCACCGAAAAGCCCGGCACCACCATCAGATCTGTGGAATGGTAAGATGAAACATTCTGGGCCTGCTCCTAGCGACGCTACTAAGGCCCTAGAGAAAATGAGTGAGTTGAGCAAATTGGGAGGTGAAGATCTCTTTCGGACGATGGCCAATCAACCCTCCCAGAACTCGGCAAGTAATAGACATAGCGCCTGGCAATCCCATTGGCTTAATAAAGGAGCCGAACAAGCTAAGGACGTTTTGAAATGTGTTTGGTGCAAACAAAGTTTTCCCAGTTTGGCAGCTATGACAACACATATGAAAGAAGCTAAACATTGTGGCGTAAATGTTCCAGTCCCTCCAATGCAATCGCAAAATTTGATTCCGCAACCCCAAATGACGCCACCGAATACAAATAGCAGTAGTTCTGCGGGTAGTTCTAATAAACCAATGTCTTCTGATCTCAATATGTTGATAAAAGAAACAATGCCATTGCCTAGGAAATTAGTAAGAGGACAAGATGTATGGCTTGGTAAAGGCGCGGAACAAACCAGACAGATCCTGAAGTGTATGTGGTGTGGTCAGAGTTTCAGATCGCTAGCAGAAATGACGAGTCACATGCAGCAAACTCAGCATTACACAAACATAGTGTCTCAGGAACAAATAATCTCTTGGAGGTCAAGCGATGACAGTAAAGGAGGTGGAGGTGGAGGTGGTCCAGGTGGAAATCCTCCACCCAGTGGTGCCAGTAGTCATGTTAGTGCTGTTCTCACTTGTAAAGTTTGTGATCAAGCCTTCAGTTCGTTGAAGGAACTCAGCAACCACATGGTCAAAAATTCCCATTACAAGGAACACATTATGCGGTCAATTACTGAAAGCGGTGGTAGAAGGAGGCAAACCAGAGAGAAAAGAAAGAAATCGTTGCCAGTACGAAAGTTATTGGAATTAGAAAGAGCTCAACACGATTTCAAGAACGGCGATAATGGCCTCCTCGATAAAATGAGAGAAACAACAAGTGCAGGTAGAATAACTTGCGAAAAATGTGGACTCAAAATTGAAACATCTCTTTTCGTCGACCACATTCGACAGTGTATTGGAGGTGGAAGTATAGGTTCTCATCAAAGGAACTTTCTCAAGAGTGCTTTAATATCAAATAGCATCCTACCTCCAGAATCACCAACACGAGACAAAGTAAAATCAGAAGACAAATCACCATCACCTGTATCTCAGAACAGATCATCCAGTGCCGATCTGAGCGGAAAAGAAACTCCTCAAGGCACTGAAAACAACAACGGATCCTCACCATCGGTTCTTAACGCAATAGAGAAACTAATAGAGAAAAGTTTCGATTCAAGGCAAAGACAAAATGCGGCTTACCCAGGTCACGGAAATATAAACGCACCTATGGGATCCAGCATCTTGAAACGTTTAGGCATAGACGAAAGCGTCGATTACACCAAACCCTTAGTTGATGCCCAGACAATGAATTTATTGCGTTCCTACCACCAACAACAACAAAACCATTACGCAAGAAGGGAGAGAAGCGGAAGTGAATCTAGTTCCATATCAGAAAGAGGAAGTAGTCGCATTGATGCGCTTACACCTGAGAGAAAAATGGATCCTCCTGGTGTTCCGTTGAACAGTAGTACCCCAAGATCCACTCCTGACAAGAGGGAGAAGTCTCCCTACAATGAAAAGAACGAATGCCACTCTGATACAGAAATGAAGGTGAAGAAAGAGGTTGATGGTGATGAATGTCCGAGAGTAGAAGAACAAAATACTGAGGTTGTAGTGAAGAAGGAATGCACGGACGATGAAGACGAGAGGCAGAGTTACCATAGCAGTGGTGGAATAAGAAATGAGGACGAAGACAAAGTCCCCTTGAGTCCTAAGCAGTCAATGACACCTGCTGAAAATGTACAGCCTAATAGTCCATGTAGGAATAGTACTAGTAGTCCCGCAAGTAGTGATAGATCTGGTACTCCAAGGAGTACAAACGGTGACAAAAAACCAGGTGGAAGTCTTGGCGCCTTAAGTTCTATGTTTGACAATCTCTCGGGTACTTCTAATGAGAACCCCGCGCCGTCTACCGGTAAAAAAGGTTCGTCTCATCCCTTAGCAGCGCTTCAGAAACTCTGTGACAAGACTGAAACTCATACCAATACAAGACCTCATTCCTCATCCAGTCAACCTGTTCCTAACCCAAATCCAACAACGGTTTCAACTTCTGGAACCACACCCGGTGCAATATTAGCCTTCAGTTGGGCATGTAACGACGCAGTGATGACGTCAGACTCGATTATGAAGTGCGCGTTTTGTGATACTCCCTTTATTTCGAAAGGTGCTTACAGACATCATCTATCCAAGATGCATTTCGTGAAAGATGGCATCATACCTGACCCAGTGGCGTTGAAGAGCAATCAGCCTAGTTCGTCCAGTAGTGGGGTGCCTCTGAAAGGAACTCAAATGCCAAATGTCCCAGGTAGTTCAGGTAGTTCTAAAAGTCCTCCAGTACCGTCAGGTTTCGAAGAAAGTCCTCATTCGAAATTCTTGAAATACACGGAGTTAGCGAAGCAGTTGTCGAGTAAATATGTATAA